A region of Mycolicibacterium brumae DNA encodes the following proteins:
- a CDS encoding DUF3817 domain-containing protein, which yields MTNPEQPVVASVDSIRKALNLYRVLAWATGIWLIALVYEMYVKYVMQVPNPPNWIAIVHGWCYFAYLMSAANLAVKVRWSIGKTIGVLIAGTIPIVGIVVEHFKTQEIRERFNF from the coding sequence ATGACCAACCCCGAGCAACCCGTCGTCGCCTCCGTGGACTCGATCCGCAAGGCGCTGAATCTGTACCGGGTGCTGGCCTGGGCGACCGGTATCTGGCTGATCGCGCTGGTCTACGAGATGTACGTGAAGTACGTGATGCAGGTGCCGAACCCTCCGAACTGGATCGCGATCGTGCACGGCTGGTGCTACTTCGCCTACCTGATGTCGGCCGCCAACCTCGCGGTCAAGGTGCGCTGGAGCATCGGCAAGACCATCGGTGTGCTGATCGCGGGCACCATCCCGATCGTCGGCATCGTCGTCGAGCACTTCAAGACTCAGGAGATCCGGGAGCGCTTCAACTTCTGA